The genomic region CCAAGCAGAGACTCTAGTGATACTAGAGGTGTGTTAAGCCTGTGCTAAACATTTGACATCATCCAGAGAAAAGTAACGCACTCCCATACATCTGTAAATAGTGAGAGTTGAAGAACACATCTTATCTTACTGTGTTGGTGTTCAGTGACGACCAGTTCAGATACCACTGCATTATACAAGCAAGGAATTAGATTTCCCTTCTCAGCAATTCATAATTACACTTTGCTGTGAAGGCACTCGATTTAGTTTCATGTGAAATGTATCCTACACGCACACAAGCCTTTTATTTGTAGTCAGGCAGCATCATGATTCACAGTTATCACAATTTTGGTTGGTGTTTACTATTAGATTGCACAAGTAAACAAGGAGGTACTTGTATTTATGTATCTGTCTacataattaatttaactgCTTTTGTATGACATTTCTTTATCATTACTacactggatgttttctctctccttctccaggCTGTGATAACATCGTTTGTGTTTGGAATGTGGGCACCGGGGAACTCGTGTATCAGCTGAGCGATGCCCACCCAGACCTGATATACAGTGTAAGCTGGAACAAGGACGGTAGTGCTCTCTGCACCGTCTGCAAGGACAAGGCCCTGCGTGTCATCGACCCACGAAGAGGCATCATCCTCAAGGTTATTTCACTTTACTAACATTACATCGTTAGCTGTCAGTCTTGAGTCATACCTCCACGCCTGTCCTAAATCGGTTTCTAATTGTTCTCTTAGGTCAAAGAGAAGGTCCACGATGGTACAAGGCCGATGAGGGCTGTGTTCCTCTCTGATGGGAAGATCTTAACCACAGGCTTCAGCCGTATGAGTGAGAGACAGCTGGCATTGTGGGACACAGTAAGCTTGCCTAGCTGTTTTCTACCTAGACGACCAACACAGTATCCTTAGGAATCATTTTCTGCATTGCACAAGTTATGTGTACATATTCAAGAAATCAGATCTGGTATCTACAAacaatagtttttttgtttgttttacagaatgATCTCTCCGAACCCATGGCAGTACAGGAGATGGACACGAGTAATGGGGTTCTTTTACCCTTTTATGACCCTGACACAAACATGGTCTACCTTTGTGGAAAGGTAACCTCGGGATTGTAGCATCCATTTGCTTAGCCGGTTGTAATTAGAACAGGTTTCATTTACGTTTTGGTTCGCTCACATTAATGAGTTTGCCTTTTGGTTTTTAGGGGGACTGCACCATCAGGTATTTTGAGGTGACGGATGAATCACCTTATGTTCACTTCCTCAGCTTATACAGCAGCAAGGAGCCTCAGAGAGGAGCTGGCTTTCTTAGTAAAAGAGGAGTGGATGTCAACAAGTGTGAAATCGCTAGGTAGGTATAGTAcgacagatttttttttgatATTTGTTTGATTATATAAAAAGAGTGCTGAtattgagttgtttttttttttcaaagaagaataaagaagaacaaagaatTGCTTTAGACGTATTATTTACTCATTCTCTGCTTCTTTTGCAGGTTCTACAAACTGCATGAAAGGAAAGTGGAACCCATCTCTATGACTGTACCACGAAAGGTTAGCCATGCACAGTCTTTGAGAgcataaatgattttaaaaatgtatttcttaacTTGCTAGGCCTCTGTGTGCCCAGACATGTATCCATAAGTTAACTGTCTCAATCTTGCCTCCACAGTCCGATCTATTCCAGGGAGACCTCTACCCAGATACAGCTGGGTTGGAGCCTGCTCTCCTGGCTGATGAATGGATTGCTGGGCAGGATGCTCCACCGCTGTTGGTTTCGCTGAGTGGTGGGTACACGGCTCCTCCatccaaacacagagacaccCTCAGAAGCAAGCCCAAGCTTGTCTCACAAGACTCTGGGACTGGAGCTGCTCCCCCGTCACccagcagtgcagcagctccTACTGCTACCTCTACTGCTAAGGAGTTAGAAGATGATGCGCCACAGCCACGAGTAGCCacgagagagacagatggaaatACTGAGAGGCCAAAGAAAGAGGTCAGTGGACAGAATGAGATACACTGTCTGTCATTCTCAGGGCTTATTGTTgacctgctctttctctcctcctttctctcagGATGACTTGTTGAATGAGTTGTTAACAGAAATGAAGGCCTTGCGTGCTGTTGTGCTCGCTCAGAGCCAGAGAATCGAATTGCTGGAGAGGCAGCTGGCCCGGATCGAAGATGGGGATGTATGAGGAAGCAGGAGATTTACTACATTTGGAGGGCATTCTTACTAATTTGATAGACCATAGCCTTACTAGAATCAACAGTACCTTAAGTTGTGTGAGAGGGAGAATGTAGTGTAGGGTAGCCACTAACTGTGAGTCCCAGTGACTTACAGCCAGGTCAAGTATCGCGATGAAAACAAGACCACAATTTGTTTCTGCGATTGTTTTCCAGGTTGTGGTTGCGAACAGTGCGTCATCTGCATAGAGTCGCATTTAACAGTGAgataatgttcttttttaaaattcaaatgagtAATGCAGCAGCTATTTGGTGGTAAATATAATGCAGCTTTGAGCTTCCACAATCCAGGCTTAGAAGGACTTTTGGACGAGATACAGTGGCATCATTGCCTCACACTAATGCGCAAAGTAGGAACCATTAGCATTATATTAAAGCTAATGAAGGTTGACATGCTATAGCAAAGCAATTAAGTACCTCCaatataattttcttttcttctaatCACTCACAAATGTAACCATTAGGGCTATTTTAATCAGGTAGTTAAAGCTGCTAGACTGTGATGTCCTATCAGACCCCCAGTTGTTAActaattgtgtgtgtggctcGTACTTCGTTTTACTGCTTCATTAGAGAAAAGACTAACAGAAGGAAAATCTCCTGGTACACAAATCAAGACATTGACAGTATAAATTGTGTGAATGATAACTGATCATTGTAGctaaatatttctgtgtattgTAATCACGTGAAGTCATTGCAGTCAATGAAAAGGTTGCACTTGCGTTTTTTACCCTCATGTTGTCCGGACGATGGCTTTGTAAAGTTTTCTGTGGCATCCTAAGGCAACATATTTGTCCACATTATCATTAAGCTGTAAACAGGTCAAAATACTTTTGCAGCAAAGGCTGCAGTACAGTCCCCTAAAGAACTAAGATTTTATCTTAATCGCCAGTTCCTAGGAAGTGATGATTAAGATGAGAGTTGTGCTAAATACAGCCCATACAAATGTCCAAACACTAGCTCCAGTGAAGTCACACTAAAAACATACtaaagttatatttaaataatgatttcAGCAAGGTATATGCAGCCACAAATAAGAGAAAGTTACAGTGAAATGTGTCTACAATGTCTGCAGTTTGCAATTGTATGTATAGGTGTTAAAAGATGGCTCttaaaggtgttttttatttcatttagagGCACTTACAAGTTACATGTCCATCTGTGAACGATAGTGTAACAATGGTACATTCCACATCATGCATATCCctttattactttatatttctttatGCACTGACCTCTTAACACTAATTGTAAAATCAGTAGCTGTTCAACTGAGACTACACTGCAAAAATTCAATAAACATTAATTTGTCCTTTGTATTACTGGAGACGCTTTCTGTTTACACTAAGAAAAGATCTGCCTGTGAGTATGTATTTGTTGTAACTTCTGGGTAGACAGTCATGCTCAGCATCATTTAAGTATATTGATCATctgtgaagcagctgctgtcagcttCAGTTAAatatgcactcacacacaacacttGTAAAGTGTGACCACCCTCACGCGTTCTCACATTTTATGTCAGCTTTCATGGAACTCCCTGTATGATTGGTCTCACTTTAGAAatactctctcacacacacacacagtaagttaATTGGGTTTTACAAGTGGCTTTCGACTGGGAAAAGTGAGAAATAGCCAGATTTGTCAAAAACTGCAATTAAGTGGAGTTGTCTATACATACAGAGAGAATAGAGTGTGTTAGAAGTTTTAGTCAGATGTGAGCAATCACCCAAGAATTACTAAAGAAGCCTGTTTTATGACAAAGCTTAATTGCTGCATTCCAGTGTTTCACATTCAGATCGGACATGCACAGGTGACTTGCAGCAGGGGAACAACTAGGGATTAGAAATGACATATTACAGCCACGGTTAGCTCATTAAAAgtctaaaaacaaactaacagtgTGGCAATCTGGTCTCATTGAGCAAAAAGCTGTGCAAATTATTCGAAGCACCTCATCTAGGCACATGCACCACTATCGTGCATGTCATGGCAGATGTACCCTGAATGGTTTAGGTTGTTTaggtttcctttttttctagTTGTGAAGACAGGAGTATGTTACGTTTAGTGTCATTCTTATAGTAAGTAGCAAGGACCATGACACTGTGTGCTGAAAATAGCTGGGGCAGCTGCTGTTCATCCAAGTGTATCTACCTACAGATAATTTCCATTTCAGACAGGTATTGGGGTAGTTTGTGCTCACTTAATTGTATAAACCTGAGTTGTGAACCTATAAATGAATTAGATTTACCAAATTAATTCATCCAACACCTCAACTGCTTGTCATCTTAAGGGTCACAAGAGTGCTGGAGCTTATCCCAGCTGTCGTTGGGCGACGGGGGGAACGTACACCTTGGAAATTAACCCTAACATGCATttcagacagtgggaggaagctggactacctggagaaaacccacacagacataaTAAGAACacacaaactccacacagaaaaagtATAAGGTTAAAATTCTgagattacattttttaataaacacaaacaaaaaaaaacggAACAGGATTAAAAGAGCATGAAATAAGAAATCCATCAAGATGGCTTCTAGCATTTTAACTGGGCTTAAAATAGTTTGATATTCAAATTGCAGTTATTCTCAAAGCGTAAATTTAAATGTTCCATCACTGCTCACTAACTGGTCGTGTTTACAGTATGTCCCTCACTTCAATTGACTAGTCACTGTACAGATTGCTGTGTTTGCTGGGTGTAGGGGCTGTGGCGGCCTGGCCACTGAAGCGAAAACAGGATGTGGTGAACGTGTTTTACATTCAGAAACTGTGTGCAGCTTTTGAACCTTTTACTTCTACTTATGAGCCTTCtactttttcctttcttttttaagGTTCAAATCTTAATCGTGACATAAAACTTTAATTGGTAACATTTTTCAAACTGCGCCATCAGCAGTATTATCTCATTGCCCTCTGTGCAATGTTTCCTGTgccacaagaaaaaaaatgcgGTGTCATGTAGGTTTCCACTACGTTCATGCTTGTCATTAAAAAGTCTTCAAATATGCTTCAGTGAATTGCATTAGTTAACCTGCACCTGTTCTACATATTCTACATCTAAGTGTAGATATCTTCTAACCAGTCTACTGATTTCCCCTGTGTATGATATGCTGAGCTCCACCAGTGGCAAactgtgtaatttaaaatacatttgggGTGAGACAGGGttggtttcttcctctttccatAAATAATTGCATTGCATTACCTTAGCTGTGCTTTCTACCATAACCTGCTTGATTTTGTCTGTAATCTTTGCTCTCAGTCCCCTGTTCAGCCTCCACCTACCTCAAAGCGCTTCAACTTCTTCACCACATTTCATGCACCATCCCCTCTCTCGTTTTCATTCTCAGCCTCTTGCAAGCCGTGCTCTAAATGTCACAAGTCTCTTTCCAGTCATTCTGTGCTTGTACTGTCTGGCTCCACAAACTTTATCTCCTACTCACAATTTCGGTAAGTTCTACACGGTTgaaatttttcattttaatttgt from Anabas testudineus chromosome 18, fAnaTes1.2, whole genome shotgun sequence harbors:
- the coro1b gene encoding coronin-1B codes for the protein MSFRRGVVRQSKFRHVFAQAWKAEHCIDDVRVSRVTWDSPLCAVNPKFLAVIIEAGGGGAFLVVPINKSGRIDQSSPTVCGHAAPVLDIQWSPHDDNIIASASEDCTVKVWQIPDGGLTSPMTEAIVTLEGHSKRVGILAWHPTAFNILLTAGCDNIVCVWNVGTGELVYQLSDAHPDLIYSVSWNKDGSALCTVCKDKALRVIDPRRGIILKVKEKVHDGTRPMRAVFLSDGKILTTGFSRMSERQLALWDTNDLSEPMAVQEMDTSNGVLLPFYDPDTNMVYLCGKGDCTIRYFEVTDESPYVHFLSLYSSKEPQRGAGFLSKRGVDVNKCEIARFYKLHERKVEPISMTVPRKSDLFQGDLYPDTAGLEPALLADEWIAGQDAPPLLVSLSGGYTAPPSKHRDTLRSKPKLVSQDSGTGAAPPSPSSAAAPTATSTAKELEDDAPQPRVATRETDGNTERPKKEDDLLNELLTEMKALRAVVLAQSQRIELLERQLARIEDGDV